A region of Mycolicibacterium brumae DNA encodes the following proteins:
- the nrdI gene encoding class Ib ribonucleoside-diphosphate reductase assembly flavoprotein NrdI has protein sequence MTQIVYFSSVSENTHRFVQKLGLPATRIPVRGRIEDGLITEPYVLILPTYGGGRANGPDPDAGGYVPKQVIAFLNNEHNRSLLRGVIAAGNTNFGAEFGYAGDVVARKCGVPYLYRFELMGTTDDVFAVREGLENFWKEQACHQPSQLQSR, from the coding sequence ATGACGCAGATCGTCTACTTCTCCAGCGTGTCGGAGAACACCCACCGCTTCGTCCAGAAGCTGGGTTTGCCGGCCACCCGGATCCCGGTGCGCGGGCGAATCGAGGACGGTCTCATCACCGAGCCCTACGTCCTCATCCTGCCGACCTACGGCGGCGGCCGGGCCAACGGCCCGGATCCCGACGCCGGGGGATACGTCCCCAAGCAGGTCATCGCATTTCTGAACAATGAGCACAACCGGTCGTTGTTGCGCGGCGTGATCGCCGCGGGCAACACCAACTTCGGGGCCGAGTTCGGCTATGCCGGCGACGTCGTCGCCCGCAAGTGCGGCGTCCCCTATCTCTACCGCTTCGAACTCATGGGAACCACCGACGACGTCTTCGCCGTCCGGGAGGGACTCGAGAACTTCTGGAAGGAACAGGCGTGCCACCAACCGTCACAGCTGCAGAGCCGGTAA